A region of Cellulophaga sp. RHA19 DNA encodes the following proteins:
- a CDS encoding glycoside hydrolase family 2 protein, giving the protein MNYLKFKTAYTFFILLLSLALHSCAQDEPTTINLNKDWKFKIVDESKTSDKELFTANFNDKDWQDVQLPHTANLEPLVVNNQWQGICWYRRTITIAKEDANKKVFFELEAAMNFSKIWVNEKLVSEHHGGYLPVILDLSNYIKAGKNSIAIRLDNTDNDITGPKPLKRLDFNMYGGLYRNAKLSVKENVHISNAVLANKVAGGGIFITYPKVSTSSSVVKIKTNVANDSKEEQSITVVQNILKKGKVVKEYTSKEIVIAANKNTDHIVDLHLDNPDLWSPDSPNLYVLETKIQIDGKTVDLEKTKFGIRVFEFKENQLYVNGEKTFLRGVNRHQEYPFIGYALSDNAQYRDAKKIKDAGFNYIRLSHYPQSPAFLDACDELGLVVIDAIMGWQYYNDTDEFRAYCYRSATQLIRRDRNRPSVLAWEVSLNETKMPIFFMEKLNEIVHAEYPGDNVYSCGWMDDVYDIYLQARQHRILHPHELKDKPYSVSEYGDWEYYSNNAGLNQHKLPKDIRLEKSSRQLRADGEIRLLQQAYNVQESHNDNLNTPAYSDSYWVMYDYNRGYHNDIEASGIMDIFRLPKFAYYFYQSQQNFNQKKVLKIATYWNKSSPTDVKIFSNVDEVKLFLNDELIATQKPDEDAISTKLTHPPFTFKLGSFTAGTLVAKGFINGKQVAEDKVSTPEKATKLKIWVDESGKPATANVNDVLFVYIAAVDANGTVIPDFNDTINITLGNGLEVLNDEAIKAEAGIATAVVKVGNVSGPVPVKATSTNLKGTYDFMIK; this is encoded by the coding sequence ATGAATTACCTAAAATTTAAAACTGCTTATACTTTTTTTATTTTATTATTAAGTTTAGCACTGCACTCTTGTGCCCAAGATGAGCCTACAACAATTAACCTTAATAAGGATTGGAAATTTAAAATAGTAGACGAGTCTAAAACATCTGATAAAGAATTGTTTACAGCAAATTTTAACGACAAAGATTGGCAAGACGTGCAATTACCACATACTGCAAATCTAGAGCCACTAGTTGTTAACAACCAATGGCAAGGCATTTGTTGGTACAGAAGAACAATTACAATTGCTAAGGAAGATGCTAATAAAAAGGTGTTTTTTGAATTAGAAGCTGCAATGAATTTTTCAAAAATTTGGGTAAACGAAAAATTAGTTTCAGAACATCATGGCGGTTATTTACCAGTAATTTTAGATTTATCAAACTACATAAAAGCAGGAAAAAATTCTATTGCTATTAGGCTAGATAATACAGATAATGACATTACAGGTCCAAAGCCTTTAAAAAGGTTAGACTTTAATATGTATGGTGGTCTTTATAGAAACGCAAAGTTATCTGTTAAAGAAAATGTACATATTTCTAATGCTGTATTGGCTAACAAAGTTGCTGGTGGTGGTATTTTTATAACCTACCCAAAAGTTAGTACATCTTCTTCTGTGGTAAAAATTAAAACAAATGTTGCTAATGATAGTAAAGAGGAACAAAGTATTACTGTAGTACAAAATATACTTAAAAAAGGAAAGGTTGTAAAGGAATACACATCAAAAGAAATAGTAATTGCAGCTAATAAAAACACAGATCATATTGTAGATTTACATTTAGATAATCCTGATTTGTGGTCGCCAGACAGCCCTAATTTGTACGTATTAGAAACCAAAATACAAATAGATGGCAAAACAGTAGATTTAGAAAAAACGAAGTTTGGTATTCGTGTTTTTGAATTTAAAGAAAACCAATTGTATGTTAATGGTGAAAAAACATTTTTACGTGGAGTAAATAGACACCAAGAATATCCCTTTATTGGTTATGCCCTGTCTGATAATGCACAGTACCGCGATGCTAAAAAAATAAAAGATGCAGGTTTTAATTATATAAGGTTATCACACTATCCACAATCACCAGCTTTTTTAGATGCTTGTGATGAGTTAGGTTTGGTAGTTATAGATGCTATTATGGGTTGGCAATATTATAATGATACCGATGAGTTTAGGGCATATTGTTACCGTTCTGCAACCCAATTAATACGTAGAGACAGGAACAGGCCATCTGTTTTAGCTTGGGAAGTATCTTTAAACGAAACTAAAATGCCTATCTTTTTTATGGAAAAGTTAAATGAAATTGTACATGCGGAATACCCTGGAGACAATGTATATTCTTGTGGTTGGATGGATGATGTGTATGATATTTATTTGCAAGCGCGCCAACACAGAATTTTACATCCGCATGAACTAAAAGATAAACCGTACTCTGTGTCTGAATACGGAGATTGGGAGTATTACTCTAACAACGCAGGCTTAAATCAGCATAAATTACCAAAAGATATTAGGCTAGAAAAGAGTAGTAGACAGTTAAGAGCAGATGGCGAAATTAGGCTGTTGCAACAAGCTTATAACGTACAAGAATCTCATAATGATAATTTAAATACTCCTGCATACTCAGACAGTTATTGGGTAATGTATGACTATAACCGTGGGTATCATAATGATATTGAAGCTTCAGGTATTATGGATATCTTTAGATTGCCAAAGTTTGCATATTACTTTTATCAAAGTCAACAAAACTTTAATCAGAAAAAGGTATTAAAAATAGCTACATACTGGAATAAAAGTTCGCCTACAGACGTAAAAATATTTTCTAATGTAGATGAAGTGAAGCTGTTTTTAAATGATGAGTTAATAGCTACTCAAAAACCAGATGAAGATGCTATTTCAACAAAATTGACACATCCGCCATTTACTTTTAAATTAGGATCTTTTACAGCAGGCACTTTAGTAGCTAAAGGTTTTATTAACGGTAAACAAGTAGCAGAAGATAAAGTATCAACTCCAGAAAAAGCTACAAAATTAAAAATTTGGGTAGATGAAAGTGGTAAACCAGCTACTGCAAATGTAAACGATGTTTTGTTTGTTTACATAGCAGCAGTAGATGCTAATGGTACTGTAATACCAGATTTTAATGATACAATAAATATTACACTTGGTAATG
- a CDS encoding sulfatase family protein, with amino-acid sequence MIKVKEILWCIALALLLMACGGKTDKKVAAVEAPAEAKKPNIIWIMAEDMSTDLACYGMPDVKTPFLDKMAKEGVLFTNAFVTNPICSPSRSAMMVGTHQLKTNTHNHRSNREVPLDAQFTPFTKLLRDAGYTTILGNHAVLNKGRKIDVNFKHEAIGEWDGKTQFGLFDKYDTIEKSDQPFFAQIQLQVTHRGDWWDQIREESKHPVNPETLTLPPYMADHPAVRLDWAKYLDQIEYMDNEVGMLFKELEDKGLADNTIVIFIGDNGRCNIRGKGYLQDPGLRIPLLIHYPAKFKGNKVREDVVSATDITASIVDFAGIKVPTYMTGTPIFSEDFNREYNYAARDLWDEIMEKSRSVTTTEWSYIRNDMPEVPYDAHQAYLEFYRPAVHVMRTLYKEGKLNENQAPFFAPTKPKEELYHLTEDPNELVNLAEDPKYKDVLDKLRAQTILFDEQMKPVSDIYNPVITNGPELIAWVKKERPDEYKKMLAGEEIGHKKMNKEYKAYLKKAHKK; translated from the coding sequence ATGATTAAAGTAAAAGAAATTTTATGGTGTATAGCCTTAGCTTTATTGTTAATGGCTTGTGGTGGTAAAACCGATAAAAAAGTAGCAGCTGTAGAAGCACCTGCAGAAGCTAAAAAGCCAAATATTATTTGGATAATGGCAGAAGATATGAGCACAGATTTAGCGTGTTATGGTATGCCAGATGTTAAAACTCCGTTTTTAGATAAAATGGCAAAAGAAGGTGTACTTTTTACCAATGCTTTTGTTACAAACCCTATATGTTCTCCTAGTAGATCTGCTATGATGGTGGGTACACATCAACTAAAAACAAATACGCATAATCACCGTAGCAACAGGGAGGTTCCTTTAGATGCTCAGTTTACACCTTTTACTAAGTTACTAAGAGATGCTGGGTATACAACCATTTTAGGTAACCACGCTGTTTTAAATAAAGGTAGAAAAATAGATGTAAATTTTAAGCATGAAGCTATTGGTGAGTGGGACGGAAAAACTCAATTTGGTTTGTTTGATAAATATGATACTATAGAAAAATCTGATCAGCCATTTTTTGCTCAAATACAATTACAAGTTACGCACAGAGGAGATTGGTGGGACCAGATTAGAGAAGAATCTAAACACCCAGTAAACCCAGAAACACTTACACTGCCTCCTTATATGGCAGATCATCCTGCAGTAAGACTAGATTGGGCTAAATATCTAGACCAAATAGAATATATGGATAATGAAGTGGGAATGTTGTTTAAAGAATTAGAAGATAAAGGATTAGCAGATAATACTATTGTAATTTTTATAGGTGATAACGGTCGTTGCAATATTCGTGGTAAAGGGTATTTACAAGATCCTGGTTTACGTATTCCTTTACTAATACATTACCCAGCAAAGTTTAAAGGAAATAAGGTAAGAGAAGATGTAGTTAGTGCAACAGATATAACTGCAAGTATTGTAGATTTTGCAGGTATAAAAGTGCCAACTTATATGACGGGTACACCTATTTTTAGTGAGGATTTTAATAGAGAATATAATTATGCGGCTAGGGATTTATGGGATGAAATAATGGAAAAATCTAGATCTGTAACCACAACAGAATGGTCTTACATACGTAATGATATGCCAGAGGTGCCTTATGATGCACACCAAGCATATTTAGAGTTTTATAGACCAGCTGTACACGTAATGCGTACCCTTTATAAAGAAGGAAAGTTAAACGAGAACCAAGCTCCATTTTTTGCGCCTACAAAGCCCAAAGAAGAACTATACCATTTAACAGAAGATCCTAATGAGTTGGTAAACTTAGCAGAAGATCCAAAATACAAAGATGTTTTAGATAAGCTTAGAGCACAAACAATTCTTTTTGATGAGCAAATGAAACCTGTTAGTGATATTTATAACCCTGTAATAACAAACGGACCAGAGTTAATTGCTTGGGTTAAAAAGGAGAGACCAGATGAGTATAAAAAAATGCTTGCTGGCGAAGAAATAGGACATAAAAAAATGAATAAAGAGTATAAAGCTTACTTAAAAAAGGCTCATAAAAAATAA
- a CDS encoding arylsulfatase has product MKNLILSIFILAICISCGSKDKKDIALTGKEPKETPQTKKPNIIFLLADDMGYGELGSYGQKVIKTPFLDSLASEGMRFTDFYSGTSVCSPSRAVLMTGLHTGHVSIRGNKGEYPNKYDRVPLKKSEKTIGEMLQQSGYQTAMIGKWHLGVPEDVSTWAKGRGFTYAVQEQWGEDAKGNEIDERVHWVNNNQDSIFYNYNNYSCLDEFRTNFALEYLDKKEASKPFFLYMSYRTPHAHEFFLSKNDLYSDKIQEWPEIERRHAARITMLDTQIKRLFTKLKESGELENTLIVFSSDNGPTNENHHDYTFFNSSGNLNGYKRDVYEGGVRVPMIAYWKGKIKGGTTSNHPSTFYDVMPTLAEVAKAKVPNKTDGISFLPELLGKEQEKHSFLYWEIQEGRSVKGYRQATRFGNWKAVRYKDNYHTELYNLETDLFEKEDISAKHPEIVAKANKILKEQSVPIAHYPFSGGVFKN; this is encoded by the coding sequence ATGAAAAACCTTATTTTATCAATCTTTATACTTGCAATATGTATTTCATGCGGTTCTAAAGATAAAAAAGACATTGCTTTAACCGGTAAAGAACCTAAAGAAACCCCTCAGACTAAAAAACCAAACATTATATTTTTGTTGGCAGACGATATGGGCTATGGTGAGCTAGGTTCTTACGGACAAAAAGTAATTAAAACCCCGTTTTTAGATAGTTTAGCATCAGAAGGTATGCGTTTTACAGACTTTTATTCTGGTACATCTGTATGTTCACCATCTAGAGCTGTATTAATGACAGGCTTACACACAGGCCACGTTAGTATTCGTGGTAATAAAGGCGAATATCCTAATAAATACGATAGAGTACCTTTAAAAAAATCTGAAAAAACAATAGGAGAAATGTTACAGCAATCTGGCTACCAAACAGCTATGATTGGTAAATGGCATTTAGGAGTACCAGAAGATGTATCTACCTGGGCAAAAGGCAGAGGATTTACCTATGCAGTACAAGAACAGTGGGGAGAAGATGCTAAAGGCAATGAGATTGATGAACGCGTACACTGGGTAAACAACAACCAAGATTCTATTTTTTACAATTACAATAACTACAGTTGTTTAGATGAGTTTAGGACTAATTTTGCACTAGAATATTTAGATAAAAAGGAAGCTAGTAAGCCATTTTTCTTATATATGTCTTACAGAACGCCACACGCACACGAGTTCTTTTTAAGTAAAAATGATTTGTACAGTGATAAAATACAAGAGTGGCCAGAGATAGAGCGTAGACACGCAGCACGTATTACAATGTTAGATACACAAATAAAACGTTTGTTTACTAAACTAAAAGAAAGTGGCGAGTTAGAAAATACGTTAATTGTATTTTCTAGCGATAATGGACCAACCAATGAAAATCATCATGATTATACTTTTTTTAATAGTTCGGGAAACCTTAATGGCTATAAAAGAGATGTATACGAAGGTGGTGTAAGAGTACCAATGATTGCTTATTGGAAAGGAAAAATAAAGGGAGGAACAACAAGTAATCATCCTAGTACTTTTTATGATGTTATGCCAACTTTGGCAGAAGTAGCAAAGGCAAAAGTGCCAAATAAAACAGACGGAATTTCTTTTTTACCAGAACTTTTAGGTAAAGAACAAGAAAAACATAGTTTTTTGTACTGGGAAATACAAGAAGGTAGGTCTGTAAAAGGCTACAGACAAGCTACTAGGTTTGGTAATTGGAAAGCAGTACGTTATAAAGATAATTATCACACAGAATTATATAATTTAGAAACAGATTTGTTTGAGAAAGAAGATATATCTGCTAAACACCCAGAAATAGTTGCCAAAGCAAACAAAATATTAAAAGAACAAAGTGTGCCAATAGCGCATTATCCATTTTCTGGAGGCGTATTTAAAAATTAA
- a CDS encoding sulfatase, protein MKRANIYKNTLLLATVTITGLVFTSCKNKPSQTVEVTVKEEVIKTEKPNIVLLFVDDYGWSDIGYRNQTFTTPNLDKFKKESLDFTRAYIPTPTCSPSRLSLLTGKEAIRLGMPRHISLDKNNPDAEYNLWPTDPVQMPSRNYLPLKEVTYAERLQELGYYNMFIGKWHLGHPGRYPKDQGFDAEYGTTNSGHPKSYYYPFFKPQDDPRGFLKSGVKKGDYLTDVLTDGAVNFIKDYDNKKPFMLSFWYYSVHGPSIGRKDLLKKFQDAGLEGKYAHHAAMVEAMDESVGRVRKALEEKGIADNTVIIVLSDQGGAYTNAPLSGGKKGGNTLGEGGARVPLLINYPGVTKANTETNVPVQSIDIYPTLIEIASGKKCEDNQINGVSLLPVLKGKTLEKRNLYFFRSYEDQYAAVMAGDFKLIKYHSGTYHLFNVAEDISEQDDLIGKGLQIEEELKNDLANWEKEAVPVYTK, encoded by the coding sequence TTGAAAAGAGCAAACATTTACAAAAACACCTTACTACTTGCTACTGTCACCATTACAGGATTGGTTTTTACATCTTGTAAAAATAAACCATCACAAACAGTAGAGGTAACAGTAAAAGAAGAAGTAATAAAAACTGAAAAGCCAAACATTGTACTATTATTTGTAGACGATTATGGTTGGTCTGACATTGGGTATAGAAACCAAACCTTTACTACACCTAACTTAGATAAATTTAAAAAAGAAAGTTTAGATTTTACTAGAGCATATATACCAACACCTACTTGTAGTCCAAGTAGGTTGTCTTTACTAACAGGTAAAGAAGCAATTAGATTAGGTATGCCAAGACATATTTCTTTAGATAAAAATAATCCTGACGCAGAGTATAATTTATGGCCCACAGATCCTGTACAAATGCCTTCTAGAAACTACTTGCCTTTAAAAGAGGTAACTTATGCAGAGCGTTTACAAGAATTAGGGTATTATAATATGTTTATTGGTAAATGGCATTTGGGTCATCCAGGACGTTACCCAAAAGATCAAGGTTTTGATGCAGAATATGGTACAACAAACTCCGGACATCCAAAAAGTTACTATTATCCATTTTTTAAACCACAAGATGATCCAAGAGGTTTTTTAAAGTCGGGAGTTAAAAAAGGAGATTATTTAACAGATGTACTTACAGATGGGGCTGTTAATTTTATAAAAGATTATGATAATAAAAAACCATTTATGCTTTCGTTTTGGTATTACTCTGTTCATGGCCCGTCTATTGGTCGTAAAGATTTACTAAAAAAATTCCAAGATGCAGGCTTAGAGGGTAAATATGCACACCACGCTGCTATGGTAGAAGCTATGGACGAGTCTGTTGGTCGTGTACGCAAAGCATTAGAAGAAAAAGGAATTGCAGATAACACAGTAATCATTGTACTATCAGACCAAGGTGGCGCGTATACAAATGCACCCTTAAGTGGTGGTAAAAAAGGAGGTAATACGTTAGGAGAAGGTGGTGCTCGTGTACCATTACTTATAAATTATCCAGGAGTAACTAAAGCCAATACAGAGACCAATGTACCTGTGCAGTCTATAGATATTTACCCTACTTTAATAGAAATTGCATCTGGTAAAAAATGTGAAGACAACCAGATTAACGGTGTTAGTTTACTACCAGTTTTAAAAGGAAAAACATTAGAAAAAAGAAATTTATACTTTTTTAGAAGTTATGAAGATCAGTATGCAGCTGTAATGGCAGGAGACTTTAAACTTATAAAATACCACAGTGGTACGTACCATTTATTTAATGTTGCTGAAGATATAAGCGAGCAAGATGATTTAATAGGTAAAGGTCTTCAAATAGAAGAAGAGCTTAAAAATGACCTTGCAAATTGGGAAAAGGAAGCTGTTCCTGTTTATACAAAATAG
- a CDS encoding Iota-carrageenase A2, producing the protein MMKNNLNSWVYYQAPKFNNLRVKSIFLGLLAAGFISCSNDDLQDPVSLDNSSALLDEGTSVKVLLLKEKDFYTPPTSYTVTKDLVTDYGVDKIFSTDDSQKFQKAIDDVSAKGGGKLLIPKGNYSVSNVKLKSNVHIIVSDEAVIRPSIRPNTDKNYAMFTFGKESDVIKNVSFSSASSNKFIVDLTKANNPNVAVFNFNNVDNFSISDFKILDKLTKFSSVTMGITKFNDKYFWPRNGVVKNANTLNSDYGYGLVQVQAAKNVLYKKLKGTGGVTLRLETGWTFMNDLQKGGVEDMFGENISCTNGNAAVMVSPHAMHNGKVYVNGITANSCGFAVRLEGGFVSKKYSTPGLTKGTFSNVTISNVKATYGNKEAQLKPKHYKYMPCNLRSLINENPIVAEGESYNGPSISAIVNTPNYTVNLDENSVEGIGFVEDYVIVTDEQAKTSEQCN; encoded by the coding sequence ATGATGAAAAACAATTTAAACAGTTGGGTATACTACCAAGCTCCTAAATTTAATAATTTAAGAGTTAAAAGTATTTTTTTAGGGCTATTAGCAGCAGGTTTTATTTCTTGTTCAAATGATGATTTACAAGACCCTGTATCATTAGATAATTCTAGTGCTCTTTTAGATGAGGGCACTAGTGTAAAAGTTTTATTGCTTAAAGAAAAAGATTTTTACACACCACCAACTAGTTATACAGTAACAAAAGATTTAGTTACAGATTACGGAGTAGACAAAATTTTTAGTACAGATGATAGTCAAAAATTTCAAAAAGCAATTGATGATGTTTCAGCTAAAGGAGGTGGCAAACTACTAATACCAAAAGGTAATTATTCTGTATCTAATGTAAAACTAAAATCTAATGTACATATTATTGTAAGTGACGAAGCTGTAATTAGACCATCTATTAGGCCTAATACAGATAAAAACTACGCAATGTTTACCTTTGGTAAAGAATCTGATGTAATTAAAAACGTTAGTTTTAGTAGTGCATCTTCAAATAAATTTATTGTAGATTTAACCAAGGCTAACAATCCAAATGTTGCCGTGTTTAACTTTAATAATGTAGATAATTTTTCAATATCAGACTTTAAAATATTAGATAAGTTAACCAAGTTCTCCTCTGTTACTATGGGAATTACAAAGTTTAATGACAAATATTTTTGGCCTAGAAATGGTGTTGTTAAAAATGCCAATACATTAAACTCTGACTACGGTTATGGTCTAGTGCAAGTACAAGCAGCAAAAAATGTTTTATACAAAAAACTTAAAGGTACTGGTGGTGTAACATTAAGGTTAGAAACTGGCTGGACATTTATGAACGACTTACAAAAAGGAGGAGTAGAAGATATGTTTGGAGAAAATATTTCTTGTACCAATGGTAATGCAGCAGTTATGGTTTCTCCGCATGCTATGCATAACGGTAAAGTATATGTAAATGGTATAACAGCTAATAGTTGTGGCTTTGCTGTACGTTTAGAGGGTGGCTTTGTTTCTAAAAAATACTCAACTCCAGGGTTAACAAAAGGTACTTTTAGCAACGTAACAATTAGTAATGTTAAGGCTACTTACGGTAACAAAGAAGCTCAGTTAAAGCCTAAACATTATAAGTATATGCCATGTAATTTAAGAAGTTTAATAAATGAGAATCCTATTGTAGCTGAAGGAGAATCTTATAACGGACCATCTATAAGTGCAATAGTAAACACGCCAAATTATACAGTTAATTTAGATGAAAATAGTGTAGAAGGTATTGGCTTTGTAGAAGATTATGTAATAGTAACAGATGAACAAGCTAAAACAAGCGAACAATGTAATTAA
- a CDS encoding TonB-dependent receptor: MPKRGFFTTISYIFILFLSFTTAFSQSKSGITGKVTEENNQPIEAATVTLLNPTDSTYVDYTITNSTGYFNLDKAKEGNYILQISFMGFESFSKNINFKTSLLDLNTIVLKEDSFALDGITLTAVVPIQIKQDTIAYNANSFKTNPDDNLEELLTKLPGLEIDADGNINAQGNEVAKIMVDGKEFFGGDPSIVLKNLSADAIANIEIIDKKSDESELTGVDDGNKQMVINFTLKKTKKNNGFGKVSAGMGLDSKYFSNLNYNKFTSKTQFSVIGKLNNINITGSNIQGFLKNANGIADDSDDDDQTNQKNKSLSGYLKTGVAGINIGHEFKDKESLNIDFFYNLSDNEGVSKTKRINFSNNSNFDFRTENTFNNSSNNYNLNFDYKNKSNKNNSLLIKGKFTKDNVDYITNRDGFYFNELNELATSNIAASNNKRDKSIGDVTINFYQRLAKLGRSFNVGLKTTANNSNRLNNQTTLITRRQNTDNPTSSTINAIRDEEFLTTMVNLNFKYTEPLGNNHYAKLETYLRNRTNNEDVHQAKTTIGTTTKDELLAYKYKHIENSAQTRLVHSYSPGKLNTYAAIELQELGRTFGVLTETNIVSNKLYVNPMANIVYKPVRGQKYRLNYKKFVRNPNSFQSSTVINDINPYNIRKGNPDLNAEKTNAFTINTVVHNFKSDLSFNTRFDYQNTTDAIIRSVTIDDDYVKTISYQNSGKKERFSNSLSFGQKLKDIGLRYTFKNKNTYTSVNSIVNLQTNKVKSTDIMLSLLLENSNKSTLDVKAGATYSTNNTTFSIENNLDRKYTKQQYFVMFDKDFTKKLSFNTQLDYLVFVDDKFESNQKLPLWNATVSYALNKNRSNLLKLVLIDLLDKNINIARRSTINYFEETESESLGRYVILSFTHKLKGTKKKTK; this comes from the coding sequence ATGCCTAAAAGAGGATTTTTTACCACAATTAGTTATATTTTTATTCTTTTTCTTTCTTTTACAACTGCTTTTTCACAATCTAAAAGTGGTATTACAGGTAAAGTTACAGAAGAAAACAACCAGCCTATAGAAGCTGCAACAGTCACGCTACTAAACCCAACAGATTCTACTTATGTAGATTATACTATTACAAATAGTACTGGTTATTTTAATTTAGATAAAGCAAAGGAAGGAAACTACATTTTACAAATTTCATTTATGGGGTTTGAGTCTTTTTCTAAAAACATTAATTTTAAAACTAGCTTGTTAGACCTTAACACAATTGTACTTAAGGAAGATTCATTTGCTTTAGACGGAATAACATTAACTGCTGTTGTACCTATACAAATAAAACAAGACACTATAGCTTACAACGCAAACTCGTTTAAAACAAATCCTGATGATAATTTAGAAGAATTACTAACCAAACTACCTGGATTAGAAATTGATGCTGATGGAAATATTAACGCTCAAGGTAATGAGGTTGCTAAAATAATGGTAGATGGTAAAGAATTTTTTGGTGGTGACCCATCTATTGTTTTAAAAAATTTATCTGCAGATGCAATAGCCAATATAGAAATTATAGATAAAAAAAGTGATGAGTCTGAACTTACAGGTGTAGATGATGGCAACAAACAAATGGTAATAAACTTTACTCTTAAAAAAACAAAAAAGAATAATGGTTTTGGCAAAGTATCTGCAGGTATGGGGTTAGATAGTAAGTATTTTAGCAACCTTAACTACAATAAGTTTACATCTAAAACTCAGTTTTCTGTAATTGGGAAATTAAACAACATAAACATTACTGGTTCTAATATACAAGGCTTTTTAAAAAATGCAAATGGTATTGCAGACGACTCTGATGATGATGACCAAACCAATCAAAAAAACAAAAGCTTAAGCGGATACTTAAAAACAGGTGTTGCAGGTATAAATATTGGTCACGAGTTTAAAGATAAAGAATCTTTAAATATAGATTTTTTTTACAATTTGTCTGACAATGAAGGTGTCTCTAAAACTAAACGAATAAATTTTTCTAACAACTCTAATTTTGATTTTAGAACAGAGAACACTTTTAATAACAGCTCTAATAACTACAATCTAAATTTTGATTATAAAAACAAGTCTAACAAAAACAATAGCTTGTTAATTAAAGGAAAGTTTACCAAGGATAATGTTGATTACATAACCAATAGAGATGGTTTTTATTTTAATGAATTAAATGAATTGGCTACCTCTAATATAGCAGCATCTAATAATAAAAGAGATAAAAGCATTGGAGACGTTACTATTAATTTTTACCAACGTTTAGCAAAACTTGGACGTAGTTTTAATGTTGGTTTAAAAACAACAGCAAACAACTCTAACAGGTTAAATAACCAAACAACACTAATTACAAGAAGACAAAACACAGATAACCCTACCTCTAGTACTATTAATGCAATTAGAGATGAAGAGTTTTTAACCACTATGGTAAACCTCAACTTTAAATATACAGAGCCCTTAGGCAACAACCATTATGCAAAATTAGAGACTTATTTAAGAAACAGAACAAATAACGAAGATGTTCATCAGGCTAAAACTACAATAGGTACAACCACTAAAGATGAGTTACTTGCCTACAAATACAAGCATATAGAAAATAGTGCACAAACAAGACTTGTACATAGCTACAGTCCTGGTAAACTAAATACCTATGCTGCTATAGAATTACAAGAACTTGGCAGAACATTTGGCGTATTAACAGAAACAAACATTGTCTCTAACAAACTGTATGTTAATCCTATGGCAAATATTGTTTACAAGCCTGTTAGAGGTCAAAAATATAGACTTAATTACAAAAAATTTGTGCGCAACCCTAATAGTTTTCAAAGCTCTACGGTTATTAATGATATAAACCCATATAACATTAGAAAAGGAAACCCTGATTTAAATGCAGAAAAAACAAATGCATTTACCATAAATACTGTAGTGCATAACTTTAAATCTGACTTAAGTTTTAATACCAGGTTTGATTATCAAAATACAACAGATGCAATTATTAGAAGCGTTACCATAGATGATGATTATGTAAAAACTATTAGTTACCAAAATAGTGGTAAAAAAGAACGTTTTAGTAATAGTTTAAGCTTTGGTCAAAAACTAAAAGATATTGGACTTAGGTATACTTTTAAAAACAAAAACACCTACACCAGCGTAAATTCTATTGTTAACTTACAAACCAACAAAGTAAAGTCTACAGATATTATGCTTAGCTTACTTTTAGAAAATAGTAATAAAAGTACTTTAGACGTTAAAGCAGGTGCAACATACAGTACAAACAACACCACTTTTTCTATAGAAAACAACTTAGACCGTAAATATACTAAGCAACAATATTTTGTAATGTTTGATAAGGACTTTACTAAAAAACTAAGCTTTAATACACAGTTAGATTATCTTGTTTTTGTTGATGATAAATTTGAGTCTAACCAAAAACTACCGTTATGGAATGCCACAGTTTCTTACGCCCTAAATAAAAACAGAAGTAATTTATTAAAATTGGTTTTGATAGATTTATTAGATAAAAATATAAATATAGCAAGAAGAAGTACCATAAATTATTTTGAAGAAACAGAATCTGAAAGTCTAGGTCGTTATGTTATTTTAAGTTTTACTCATAAATTAAAAGGAACAAAAAAGAAGACTAAATAA